The following DNA comes from Rhizobium sp. EC-SD404.
GAAGCGCGAAGATCAGCACATAGACCTGCCAGACTTCCGAAACGAAGGGCAGCAGTAAGGCAACTGCCGCCCGGACGAGATCGAGCGCGACCAGGGTTGTCCGGCGGGGCAACCGCTCGGCAAAGGCAGCAGCGATCGGCGCGACGCCGACATAGGCCACCATCTTAATGGCAAGCGCGGTCCCAAGCACGGCGCCCGCGTTATCGCCGGCCAGATCGAAGGCAAGCAGGCCGAGCGCCACCGTCGCAAGCCCGGTGCCGAGCAACGCAAGGATTTGGGCCAGGAAGAGATGCCGGTAGGTGCGGTTCTTGAGAACGGCAATCATGAGGAAGCGCCTTCAGAGATATTTTGCCAGTGCCTTGAGGTCGTCGACGAACTGGCGGTCCGGTCCCGCCTCGCGGTCGCTCGGCGTTCCCAGGCAATGATCGAGATGATCGTGAATGAGGGTCCGCTTGGCCTGCTGAACGGCCTTCTCCACGGCGTGCATCTGCTGCGCGATGTCGAGGCACGGACGCTCCGCCTCGATCATCGCAATGATGCTCTTGAGATGTCCTTCAGCGCGCTTGAGGCGCTTGACGATGTCGGGATGCGAGGCATGAAGGTCGGCATGAGTCATTGCAAGAAGCTATCCCCCCGGGGAGGATAGGGCAAGCGCCATCATCTCGCCACCGAATCGCGGGAAAGGTGCTCTTAACCATTGCGGGGGTATCGCTGGCACTATGGTCAACCGTCTTCAAAGCGTCGGGCTGCGCGTCGTCATCGCCTGTGCGGTGGCGTTGTCGCTTATGCTGGCGCCGCCGACGGGATCAATGTCCCATGATCCGTTCACGGTTGCGCAGGCAGAGGCCGAACGCCATCAGGCGCTTTCCGCAGAAATTGCAGAACGCGGACATTCCCATGACGATGGCTGGAGCGATGAGGCCCACTCGGGTCATCTCCACGGTCATGATGCGTCGGACCATCTGCACGACACGCCAGGTGACCCGCCCGCGACGCCATCCATGCTTGTCGCCGCCAGCGAGAGCTGGGATGTCGCGAGCTTCTACGACATTCTCCCATTGCAGATATTCGAACTGGATCGACCGCCACGCGCCTGAGCGATAGCCCGGCCTCGGAAAACCGAGGCTCGTTCTTCCTCAATGCGGATATTGATCCATGACACGACCACCTTCTCGGGGTGGCGGTC
Coding sequences within:
- a CDS encoding metal-sensing transcriptional repressor — translated: MTHADLHASHPDIVKRLKRAEGHLKSIIAMIEAERPCLDIAQQMHAVEKAVQQAKRTLIHDHLDHCLGTPSDREAGPDRQFVDDLKALAKYL